The Streptomyces tendae genome has a window encoding:
- the rimM gene encoding ribosome maturation factor RimM (Essential for efficient processing of 16S rRNA), whose product MQLVVARIGRAHGIKGEVTVEVRTDEPELRLGPGAVLATDPASAGPLTIATGRVHSGRLLLRFEGVHDRTGAEALRNTLLIADVDPEEMPEGEDEYYDHQLIDLDVVTEDGETVGRITEISHLPTQDLFVVERPDGSEVFVPFVEEIVAEIDLEEQRAVITPPPGLIDDRAEVASSRDASESGDDA is encoded by the coding sequence GTGCAGCTGGTAGTCGCTCGTATCGGCCGCGCCCATGGCATCAAGGGCGAGGTCACCGTCGAGGTCCGTACCGATGAGCCGGAGCTGAGGCTCGGGCCCGGCGCCGTCCTGGCCACCGACCCCGCATCCGCAGGGCCGCTGACCATCGCGACCGGCCGGGTGCACAGCGGCCGCCTCCTGCTGCGCTTCGAGGGCGTCCACGACCGCACCGGCGCCGAGGCGCTGCGCAACACTCTCCTGATCGCCGACGTCGACCCGGAGGAGATGCCCGAGGGTGAGGACGAGTACTACGACCACCAGCTGATCGACCTCGACGTCGTCACCGAGGACGGCGAGACGGTCGGCCGGATCACCGAGATCTCCCATCTGCCCACCCAGGACCTCTTCGTCGTCGAGCGCCCGGACGGCAGTGAGGTGTTCGTGCCCTTCGTCGAGGAGATCGTCGCCGAGATCGACCTCGAGGAGCAGCGTGCGGTGATCACCCCGCCGCCCGGCCTGATCGACGACCGCGCCGAGGTCGCCTCGTCCCGGGATGCCTCGGAGTCCGGGGACGACGCCTGA
- the trmD gene encoding tRNA (guanosine(37)-N1)-methyltransferase TrmD, translating to MRLDVVTIFPEYLDPLNVSLVGKARARGQLDVHVHDLRSWTYDRHNTVDDTPYGGGPGMVMKTEPWGDALDAVLADGYESGSGEPALIVPTPSGRPFTQELAVHLSERPWLIFTPARYEGIDRRVVDEYATRMPVYEVSIGDYVLAGGEAAVLVVTEAVARLLPGVLGNAESHRDDSFAPGAMANLLEGPVYTKPPAWRGREIPDVLLSGHHGKIARWRRDEALRRTTTHRPDLIEHCDPKAFDKKDREMLSILGWEPDPEGEPYGRFWRRTDGVEQ from the coding sequence ATGCGGCTCGACGTCGTCACGATCTTCCCTGAGTACCTCGACCCGCTGAACGTCTCCCTCGTCGGCAAGGCACGCGCGCGCGGACAGCTCGACGTGCACGTCCACGACCTGCGCTCCTGGACCTACGACCGGCACAACACGGTCGACGACACCCCGTACGGCGGCGGCCCCGGCATGGTCATGAAGACCGAGCCCTGGGGCGACGCGCTGGACGCGGTCCTGGCGGACGGCTACGAGAGCGGCTCGGGCGAGCCCGCCCTGATCGTTCCCACCCCGAGCGGCCGCCCCTTCACCCAGGAACTGGCCGTCCACCTCTCTGAACGGCCCTGGCTGATCTTCACCCCGGCCCGCTACGAAGGCATCGACCGCCGCGTCGTCGACGAGTACGCGACCCGCATGCCGGTGTACGAGGTGTCCATCGGCGACTACGTCCTGGCCGGCGGCGAGGCCGCGGTCCTCGTCGTCACCGAGGCGGTGGCGCGGCTCCTCCCGGGCGTCCTCGGGAACGCCGAGTCGCACCGCGACGACTCCTTCGCCCCCGGAGCCATGGCCAACCTGCTGGAAGGCCCGGTCTACACCAAGCCGCCCGCCTGGCGCGGCCGCGAGATCCCGGACGTGCTGCTCAGCGGCCACCACGGGAAGATCGCGCGCTGGCGGCGCGACGAGGCGCTGCGCCGGACCACCACCCACCGCCCCGACCTCATCGAGCACTGCGACCCCAAGGCCTTCGACAAGAAGGACCGGGAGATGCTGTCCATCCTCGGCTGGGAACCGGACCCCGAGGGGGAGCCGTACGGTCGATTTTGGCGCAGGACCGACGGCGTGGAACAATAG